Below is a genomic region from Mucilaginibacter auburnensis.
GTGATGTACATGGCCAGAGATCAGGCTGCAAATGGTGCAGCTGACGTACCGGAGTCAGACATTGATATTAAAACCATTAAGTTAACCTACCGCGTAAACGCAGTTTTTGGAATTTCAGGAAGATAAACCAACGTAACGCTCTCTTTTATTGGCGGCGCTGAAGTAACGGTCAGCGCCGCTTTTTTGTGAACAACTGTAGCATAGCAATGTTTACTATCGTTCATTGAATAGGTGAAGAGGCGGCTTGTCAAAACAGATCAACCCGACAAAAAGTAAAATTTTTAAGATGCAGTTATGGAAACCGGAACTACCTTGCATCCTACTTATAAAAACAAAGCATATGAAAAAGTTAAGTATATTAGTAATAGCCCTTGTAGTAAGTGTATTATCAGGATTTGCACAGAGTGTTGACCTGCGCCGCAAAATTGAAGTGAGTGGCACAGTAGAAAAAGAAGTAACACCGGATATCATCAATGTGTCTATATCATTGAAGGAGTATTTTGATGGTAAAACCAAAATAACCATTAGCCAGTTAGAACAGCAGTTGGAGAAGGCTATTCAGGCTGCAGGTATTGCAAAAGATGATTTTACCATAAACAACCTATCGTCTTACAACTATATTGACCCTAAAAAGAAAACGCCCGAGTTTTTAGCATCCAAACAATATAGCATACGTTTCCGCGATCTGAACAAGTTTAACCAGGTATTGAGCAAGGTTGACCCTAAAGGCATACAGTATACCAACGTAGCCAGCTACGACTATTCAAAAATTACTGAATTAAAGAGGGAATTACAAATACAGGCCCTGTTAGCTGCACGCGATAAAGCGAACGCTTTAGTTTCGAGTCTGAATGAAAAACTGGGCGGCGTTATCAGCATTTCTGAACTGGATATGAGTAATGATGTTCCTCAGGCACGTTTTAAAACATTTTCAAATGTGGCTATGGCCGAAAGTGCTGACGTGCCGGAATCTGATATTGCTGTGCAAAAAATGAAACTTACTTTCCGTATGAATGCTGTTTTTGAAATAGCCGGAAAATAAAGCAACAAATTCTCTTTTATTGGCGGTGGTGACTGTTAGGGTCATCGCCGCTTTTGTTTAACGGCCTTACCGTTTCAACTTGATTATTACTGAATAGGTTTACACAAAATCGGTTCACTCGTTTCATTTTCGGTTCACACAA
It encodes:
- a CDS encoding SIMPL domain-containing protein — translated: MKKLSILVIALVVSVLSGFAQSVDLRRKIEVSGTVEKEVTPDIINVSISLKEYFDGKTKITISQLEQQLEKAIQAAGIAKDDFTINNLSSYNYIDPKKKTPEFLASKQYSIRFRDLNKFNQVLSKVDPKGIQYTNVASYDYSKITELKRELQIQALLAARDKANALVSSLNEKLGGVISISELDMSNDVPQARFKTFSNVAMAESADVPESDIAVQKMKLTFRMNAVFEIAGK